A region of Bacillus cabrialesii DNA encodes the following proteins:
- the sacA gene encoding sucrose-6-phosphate hydrolase has protein sequence MTAHDQELRRRAYEEVEKKEPIANSDPHRQNFHIMPPIGLLNDPNGVIYWKGKYHLFFQWQPFQTGHGAKFWGHYTTQDVVTWKREDIALAPSDWFDKNGCYSGSAVTKDDRLYLFYTGNVRDQDGNRETYQCLAVSDDGLSFEKKGVVARLPEGYTPHFRDPKVWEHEGTWYMVIGAQTENMQGHAVLFASDNLTEWRFLGPITGAGFNGLDDFGYMWECPDLFSLQGTDVLIVSPQGLEADGFRYQNVYQSGYFVGRLDYNKLELKHGDFTELDQGFDFYAPQTLEDDQGRRILFAWMAVPDQDEGFHPTIDYHWIHCMTLPRQLTLSGQKLIQQPLPELKAMRRNEKNIQINMHGSSGTIPVENPERAEILIKDIDTESGFSIKIRGTAAFSFHKDEGVVTLERTSFDGKRTEARHCQIKDLHTVHMFIDASSVEIFINDGEEVFSARYFPFPGNHEVKASSTGKSAMNVGIWTLM, from the coding sequence ATGACAGCACATGATCAGGAGCTTCGTCGCCGGGCTTATGAAGAAGTGGAGAAAAAAGAGCCTATCGCCAACAGCGATCCGCACCGCCAGAATTTTCACATTATGCCGCCGATTGGGCTATTGAATGACCCGAATGGCGTGATTTATTGGAAGGGAAAATATCATTTGTTTTTTCAGTGGCAGCCGTTTCAGACGGGGCACGGCGCGAAATTTTGGGGGCATTATACGACACAGGACGTTGTGACTTGGAAGCGGGAAGACATTGCGCTCGCTCCGAGTGACTGGTTCGATAAAAACGGCTGCTACTCGGGCAGCGCTGTCACGAAAGACGATCGGCTCTATCTGTTTTACACAGGAAATGTCAGGGATCAGGATGGGAATCGGGAAACGTATCAATGCCTTGCTGTTTCTGACGACGGGCTGTCCTTTGAGAAAAAGGGTGTTGTCGCACGCCTCCCGGAAGGATACACGCCGCATTTTCGTGATCCGAAGGTATGGGAGCATGAAGGCACATGGTATATGGTGATCGGTGCGCAAACGGAGAATATGCAAGGACACGCGGTGTTGTTTGCTTCTGATAACCTGACAGAGTGGAGATTTCTCGGCCCGATAACCGGCGCGGGCTTCAACGGGTTGGACGATTTCGGATACATGTGGGAATGCCCTGATTTGTTTTCTCTTCAAGGAACAGATGTGCTGATTGTCTCGCCTCAAGGGCTTGAGGCTGACGGTTTTCGTTATCAGAATGTGTATCAATCAGGTTATTTTGTCGGGCGTCTCGATTATAACAAGCTTGAACTGAAGCATGGTGATTTTACGGAGCTTGATCAAGGCTTTGATTTTTACGCGCCGCAAACACTTGAAGACGATCAGGGAAGGCGGATTTTGTTTGCATGGATGGCCGTGCCTGATCAGGATGAAGGGTTCCATCCGACGATTGACTATCACTGGATTCACTGTATGACGCTGCCAAGACAGCTGACACTATCAGGACAAAAACTGATTCAGCAGCCGCTGCCTGAGTTGAAAGCCATGCGCAGGAATGAGAAAAACATACAAATCAACATGCATGGATCATCTGGTACGATTCCGGTTGAAAACCCTGAAAGAGCTGAGATCCTGATCAAAGACATTGATACGGAGTCTGGATTTTCAATCAAAATCCGCGGTACGGCCGCATTTTCCTTCCATAAGGACGAGGGGGTCGTCACGCTGGAGCGGACGAGCTTCGACGGAAAAAGAACAGAAGCGAGACATTGCCAGATCAAGGATTTGCATACCGTGCACATGTTTATCGACGCGTCATCTGTGGAAATCTTTATCAATGACGGAGAAGAGGTCTTCAGTGCGAGATATTTTCCTTTCCCGGGAAATCATGAAGTGAAAGCCAGCTCGACAGGAAAATCTGCTATGAACGTCGGAATTTGGACACTGATGTAG
- the scrA gene encoding PTS system sucrose transporter subunit IIBC codes for MDYKETAKRLIELLGGKENIISAAHCATRLRLVMKDESKIDQEQVEELDGVKGAFSSSGQYQIIFGTGLVNKVYDAFSKEADIESQEHVNHQDAAKEKLNPAARFAKTLSNIFVPIIPAIVASGLLMGLLGMVNAFHWMSKDSALLQLLDMFSSAAFIFLPILIGVSASKEFGSNPYLGAVIGGIMIHPTLLNPWGLAEATPDYMHLFGFDIALLGYQGTVIPVLLAVYVMSKVEKWTRKVVPHAVDLLVTPFVTVIVTGFVAFIAIGPLGRALGSGITVALTYVYDHAGFVAGLIFGGTYSLIVLTGVHHSFHAIEAGLIADIGKNYLLPIWSMANVAQGGAGLAVFFMAKKAKTKEIALPAAFSAFLGITEPVIFGVNLRYRKPFIAAMIGGALGGAYVVFTHVAANAYGLTGIPMIAIAAPFGMGNLINYLIGMAIAGVSAFIAAFIMKINEDEGRKK; via the coding sequence ATGGATTACAAAGAGACTGCAAAACGCCTTATTGAGCTTCTCGGGGGGAAAGAAAACATAATCAGCGCGGCTCATTGTGCAACAAGACTGCGTTTAGTGATGAAAGATGAATCAAAGATAGATCAAGAACAAGTAGAAGAGCTTGATGGCGTCAAAGGCGCTTTCAGCAGCTCTGGCCAGTACCAAATCATTTTCGGAACAGGCCTTGTGAATAAGGTGTACGACGCTTTTTCAAAGGAAGCCGACATTGAGAGTCAAGAACACGTAAATCATCAGGATGCGGCAAAAGAAAAACTGAATCCCGCTGCGAGATTTGCGAAAACGCTTTCTAATATTTTTGTTCCAATCATCCCCGCTATTGTGGCCAGCGGCCTATTAATGGGATTGCTGGGTATGGTCAATGCGTTTCATTGGATGAGCAAGGATTCTGCGCTGCTCCAGCTGCTTGATATGTTTTCAAGTGCAGCATTTATTTTCTTGCCGATTCTAATCGGAGTAAGCGCTTCAAAAGAATTTGGCAGTAACCCGTACTTGGGAGCGGTCATCGGGGGAATCATGATTCATCCGACACTTTTGAATCCATGGGGTTTGGCGGAAGCGACACCTGATTATATGCATCTTTTCGGATTTGATATCGCGCTTCTCGGCTACCAGGGAACTGTCATCCCTGTATTGCTGGCGGTTTATGTCATGAGCAAGGTAGAGAAATGGACAAGAAAAGTGGTTCCGCATGCGGTAGATTTGCTTGTGACACCTTTTGTCACAGTGATTGTCACCGGGTTTGTCGCTTTTATCGCGATTGGTCCTCTGGGCAGAGCGCTTGGCTCCGGCATTACGGTTGCTTTAACTTATGTCTATGACCATGCCGGTTTTGTTGCGGGGCTGATTTTCGGGGGCACGTATTCACTCATCGTACTGACAGGCGTTCATCACAGCTTCCATGCGATTGAGGCAGGTCTTATTGCAGATATAGGCAAAAACTACTTGCTGCCGATCTGGTCAATGGCGAATGTCGCACAGGGCGGGGCCGGCCTTGCCGTCTTCTTTATGGCTAAAAAAGCAAAGACAAAAGAAATCGCGCTTCCGGCTGCATTTTCCGCTTTTCTCGGCATTACTGAGCCCGTCATATTCGGAGTCAATCTTCGCTATCGTAAGCCATTTATCGCCGCGATGATCGGAGGCGCGCTGGGTGGTGCATATGTCGTCTTTACACATGTTGCTGCAAACGCTTACGGGTTAACGGGTATTCCGATGATCGCCATTGCTGCGCCGTTTGGCATGGGCAACTTGATCAACTATCTGATTGGGATGGCCATTGCGGGAGTGTCAGCATTCATTGCAGCGTTTATCATGAAGATTAATGAGGATGAGGGGAGAAAAAAATGA
- a CDS encoding formate/nitrite transporter family protein codes for METQALQKVEQYALKKQNIFASSKIRYVLRSILASMFIGFGITAASKTGSYFSMADSPFAFPAAAATFGAAIVLIAYGGGDLFTGNTFYFTYTALRKKIRWRDTLYLWLSSYAGNLIGAILFAILIGATGLFEEASVHSFLIHLAEHKMEPSASELFFRGMLCNWLVCLAFFIPMSLKGEGAKLFAMMLFVFCFFISGFEHSIANMCTFAISLLIEHPDTVTLMGAVRNLIPVTLGNLTAGIVMMGWMYYTLNPDK; via the coding sequence ATGGAAACTCAAGCATTGCAAAAGGTTGAACAATACGCTCTAAAAAAACAAAACATATTCGCTTCAAGCAAAATCCGTTATGTGCTCCGATCCATTTTAGCCAGCATGTTTATCGGATTCGGCATTACAGCCGCCAGCAAAACAGGCAGCTATTTCTCCATGGCTGATTCTCCATTTGCCTTTCCGGCAGCGGCTGCCACATTCGGGGCCGCTATTGTGCTGATTGCTTACGGCGGCGGGGATTTATTTACCGGCAACACCTTTTATTTCACCTATACCGCGCTCCGAAAAAAAATCCGCTGGCGCGACACCCTTTACCTGTGGTTGTCAAGCTATGCCGGCAATTTGATCGGCGCCATTCTGTTTGCCATCCTGATCGGCGCGACAGGGCTTTTTGAGGAGGCTTCTGTTCATTCCTTTTTGATTCATCTGGCAGAGCACAAAATGGAGCCTTCCGCTTCCGAACTGTTTTTCAGAGGAATGCTGTGCAATTGGCTTGTGTGCCTCGCCTTTTTCATTCCGATGTCTCTCAAAGGGGAAGGAGCCAAGCTGTTTGCCATGATGCTTTTCGTTTTCTGCTTCTTTATTTCCGGCTTTGAGCACAGCATTGCCAACATGTGCACATTCGCCATCTCACTTTTAATCGAGCACCCTGATACGGTGACACTGATGGGAGCAGTCAGAAACTTAATTCCTGTGACGCTCGGCAATCTGACCGCCGGAATCGTAATGATGGGCTGGATGTACTATACGCTCAATCCCGATAAATAA
- the sacT gene encoding sac operon transcriptional antiterminator SacT codes for MKIYKVLNNNAALIKEDDQEKIVMGPGIAFQKKKNDLIPMNKVEKIFVVRDENEKFKQILQTLPEEHIEIAEDIISYAEGELAAPLSDHIHIALSDHLSFAIERIQNGLSVQNKLLHEIKALYKKEYEIGLWAIGHVKETLGVSLPEDEAGYIALHIHTAKMDAESMYSALKHTTMIKEMIEKIEQYFNRKVDENSISYQRLVTHLRYAVSRLESNEALHRMDEEMLYFIQKKYSFAYQCALALAEFLKNEYQLHLPESEAGYITLHVQRLQDLSE; via the coding sequence TTGAAAATCTATAAAGTATTAAACAACAATGCGGCTTTAATAAAAGAGGATGATCAGGAAAAAATCGTAATGGGACCGGGAATCGCTTTTCAAAAAAAGAAAAATGATCTCATCCCTATGAATAAAGTGGAAAAGATCTTTGTCGTGCGCGACGAGAATGAAAAGTTCAAACAAATCCTGCAAACGCTGCCGGAGGAGCATATTGAAATAGCTGAGGATATCATTAGCTATGCGGAAGGGGAGCTCGCGGCGCCGCTGAGCGACCACATTCATATCGCGCTTTCTGACCATTTGTCCTTTGCGATCGAAAGGATTCAAAATGGGCTGTCTGTGCAGAATAAATTGCTGCATGAAATAAAGGCGCTCTATAAAAAAGAATATGAGATCGGCCTGTGGGCGATCGGACACGTAAAAGAGACATTGGGCGTGTCCCTGCCTGAAGATGAAGCGGGTTATATTGCCCTTCATATCCATACGGCGAAGATGGATGCGGAGAGCATGTATTCAGCGCTGAAGCATACGACCATGATCAAAGAAATGATAGAGAAAATAGAACAATACTTTAATCGAAAGGTGGATGAAAACAGCATTTCCTATCAACGCCTTGTCACGCATTTGCGATACGCGGTCAGCCGGTTGGAATCAAATGAAGCGCTCCATCGTATGGACGAGGAGATGCTTTATTTCATCCAAAAAAAGTATTCATTTGCCTATCAATGTGCGCTGGCGCTGGCGGAGTTTTTGAAAAATGAATATCAATTACATTTGCCGGAGTCCGAGGCCGGCTATATCACGCTGCATGTCCAGCGTCTTCAAGATCTCTCGGAATAA
- the vpr gene encoding serine protease Vpr, which translates to MKHGIIRFLLVSFVLFFTLSTGMTGVQAAPISSKSSADLEKAEVFGDIDMTTSKKTTVIVELKEKSLAEAKEAGESQTKSKLKTARTKAKNSAVKAVKNGKVNREYEQVFSGFSMKLPANEIPKLLAVKDVKAVYPNVTYKTDNIKDQDVTISEDAVSPQMDDSAPYIGANDAWDLGYTGKGVKVAIIDTGVEYNHPDLKKSFGQYKGYDFVDNDYDPKETPTGDPRGEATDHGTHVAGTVAANGTIKGVAPDATLLAYRVLGPGGSGTTENVIAGVERAVQDGADVMNLSLGNSLNNPDWATSTALDWAMSEGVVAVTSNGNSGPNGWTVGSPGTSREAISVGATQLPLNEYAVTFGSYSSAKVMGYNKEDDVKTLNNKEVELVEAGLGEAKDFEGKNLTGKVAVVKRGSIAFVDKADNAKKAGAIGMVVYNNLSGEIEANVPGMSVPTIKLSLEDGEKLISAMKAGETKTTFGLTVSKALGEQVADFSSRGPVMDTWMIKPDISAPGVNIVSTIPTHDPQNPYGYGSKQGTSMASPHIAGAVAVIKQAKPKWSVEQIKAAIMNTAVTLKDGDGEVYPHNAQGAGSARIMNAIKADSLVSPGSYSYGTFLKENGNETKKETFTIENQSSIRKSYTLEYSFNGSDISTSGTSRVVIPAHKTGKATAKVKVNTKKTKAGTYEGTVIVREGGKTVAKIPTLLIVKEPDYPRVTSVSVSEGSAQGTYQIETYLPAGAEELAFLVYDSNLDFAGQAGIYKNQDKGYQYFDWDGTINGGTKLPAGDYYLLAYAANKGKSSQVLTEEPFTVE; encoded by the coding sequence TTGAAACATGGAATCATTCGCTTTCTGCTTGTAAGTTTTGTTTTATTTTTTACGTTATCCACAGGAATGACAGGCGTACAGGCAGCTCCGATTTCTTCAAAATCGTCGGCTGACCTGGAAAAAGCCGAGGTATTCGGTGATATCGACATGACAACAAGCAAAAAAACAACCGTTATTGTGGAATTAAAAGAAAAATCCTTGGCAGAGGCGAAGGAAGCGGGAGAAAGCCAAACGAAAAGCAAGCTGAAAACCGCTCGAACAAAAGCCAAAAACAGTGCTGTCAAAGCGGTGAAAAACGGAAAAGTAAACCGGGAATATGAGCAGGTGTTTTCAGGCTTTTCTATGAAGCTCCCAGCTAATGAGATTCCAAAACTTCTTGCAGTAAAAGATGTAAAGGCTGTTTATCCGAACGTCACCTATAAAACGGACAATATAAAGGATCAAGATGTCACCATTTCTGAAGACGCCGTATCTCCGCAAATGGACGATAGCGCGCCGTATATCGGAGCAAACGACGCATGGGATTTAGGCTACACAGGAAAAGGCGTCAAGGTGGCGATTATTGATACCGGCGTTGAATACAATCACCCGGATTTAAAGAAAAGCTTCGGACAATATAAAGGATACGATTTTGTAGACAATGATTACGACCCGAAAGAAACACCAACCGGCGATCCAAGAGGTGAAGCAACTGACCACGGCACACACGTAGCCGGAACGGTAGCCGCAAACGGAACAATTAAAGGCGTAGCGCCTGATGCCACACTTCTTGCTTACCGCGTGCTGGGCCCTGGCGGAAGCGGCACAACGGAAAACGTCATTGCGGGCGTGGAACGCGCTGTACAGGACGGAGCAGATGTGATGAACCTGTCTCTCGGAAACTCTTTAAACAATCCCGACTGGGCGACGAGCACAGCGCTTGACTGGGCCATGTCAGAAGGTGTTGTCGCGGTTACGTCAAACGGTAACAGCGGCCCGAACGGCTGGACAGTCGGATCGCCTGGCACATCAAGAGAAGCGATTTCTGTCGGTGCGACTCAGCTGCCGCTCAACGAATACGCCGTCACTTTCGGCTCTTACTCTTCAGCAAAAGTAATGGGGTATAACAAAGAGGACGATGTCAAAACGCTCAATAACAAAGAAGTTGAGCTTGTTGAAGCCGGACTTGGCGAAGCAAAGGACTTTGAAGGAAAAAATCTGACAGGCAAAGTCGCCGTTGTCAAACGGGGCAGCATTGCGTTTGTGGATAAAGCCGACAACGCTAAAAAAGCCGGCGCCATCGGCATGGTTGTGTATAACAACCTCTCTGGAGAAATTGAAGCCAATGTGCCAGGCATGTCTGTGCCAACGATTAAGCTTTCATTAGAAGACGGCGAAAAACTCATCAGCGCCATGAAAGCCGGTGAAACAAAAACAACATTCGGTTTAACAGTCTCAAAAGCGCTCGGTGAGCAAGTGGCTGATTTCTCATCCCGCGGCCCTGTTATGGATACGTGGATGATTAAGCCTGATATTTCCGCTCCAGGCGTCAATATCGTCAGCACGATTCCGACACACGATCCTCAAAACCCATATGGCTACGGATCAAAACAAGGAACGAGCATGGCATCGCCTCATATTGCCGGAGCGGTTGCCGTTATCAAACAAGCCAAACCAAAGTGGAGTGTTGAACAGATCAAAGCCGCCATCATGAATACCGCTGTCACCTTAAAAGATGGCGACGGAGAAGTGTACCCGCATAACGCCCAAGGCGCAGGCAGCGCGAGAATCATGAACGCGATCAAAGCAGACTCCCTCGTCTCGCCTGGAAGCTATTCATACGGCACATTCTTGAAGGAAAACGGAAACGAAACGAAAAAAGAAACGTTTACGATTGAAAACCAATCTTCCATTAGAAAGTCATACACACTTGAATACTCATTTAACGGGAGCGACATCTCCACATCCGGCACAAGCCGTGTTGTGATACCGGCACATAAAACCGGAAAAGCCACTGCAAAAGTAAAGGTCAATACAAAGAAAACAAAAGCTGGCACCTATGAAGGGACGGTTATCGTCAGAGAAGGCGGAAAAACCGTCGCCAAGATACCTACATTGCTGATCGTCAAAGAGCCGGATTATCCGAGAGTAACATCCGTCTCCGTCAGCGAAGGATCTGCACAAGGCACCTATCAAATTGAAACCTACCTTCCTGCGGGAGCGGAAGAGCTGGCATTCCTCGTCTATGACAGCAACCTTGATTTTGCAGGCCAAGCCGGCATTTATAAAAATCAAGATAAGGGCTATCAGTACTTTGACTGGGACGGCACGATCAATGGCGGAACCAAGCTTCCGGCCGGAGACTATTACTTGCTTGCCTATGCCGCGAATAAAGGCAAATCAAGCCAGGTTCTGACTGAAGAACCGTTTACCGTTGAATAA
- a CDS encoding LLM class flavin-dependent oxidoreductase has product MISLSILDQSPVSEGSSAEIALQQTVALAQAAEELGYKRFWVSEHHFSKRLAGSSPEVLISHIAAKTKRIRVGSGGVMLPHYSAYKVAENFRVLEGLTPGRIDLGLGRAPGGMPIASWALNDGGKRNADQYPQQIKELTMYLHDLADDKHRFPNLTAAPHISTAPDVWLLGSSGESALLAAESGAGYMFAHFINGEGGEDTVRQYKRRFKPSVLGETPRAAVAVFVLCADTEEKAEELAAVLDFTLLAGEQGIPLEGVPSFEAVRENTYSPYEQRRIADNRNRMIVGTKEQVKEQLLALSKAYGTEEIMAVTITHHFEDKLKSYRLLQEAFAD; this is encoded by the coding sequence ATGATTTCGTTAAGTATATTAGATCAATCTCCAGTATCAGAGGGAAGCAGTGCAGAAATAGCCTTACAGCAAACCGTTGCGCTTGCGCAAGCTGCAGAGGAGCTTGGATATAAGAGATTTTGGGTGTCTGAGCATCACTTTTCAAAGCGGCTGGCAGGGTCAAGCCCTGAGGTGCTGATCAGTCATATAGCGGCGAAAACGAAGCGGATTCGCGTTGGATCAGGCGGAGTCATGCTGCCGCATTATAGCGCTTATAAAGTAGCTGAGAATTTCCGTGTGCTGGAGGGGCTGACACCGGGAAGAATTGATCTTGGGCTTGGCAGAGCACCGGGGGGAATGCCGATTGCGTCATGGGCGCTGAATGACGGCGGGAAGCGCAATGCCGATCAGTATCCGCAGCAAATCAAGGAGCTGACCATGTATTTGCATGATTTGGCGGATGACAAACACCGTTTTCCGAATCTGACGGCTGCGCCGCATATTTCCACCGCGCCGGATGTGTGGCTGCTTGGCTCATCTGGAGAAAGCGCGCTGCTCGCCGCTGAGTCAGGCGCTGGCTATATGTTTGCCCACTTTATCAATGGAGAGGGCGGAGAGGATACAGTCAGACAGTATAAGAGACGATTTAAGCCGTCTGTGTTAGGAGAAACGCCCCGAGCGGCAGTCGCTGTTTTTGTTCTTTGTGCTGACACGGAGGAGAAGGCAGAGGAGCTTGCGGCCGTGCTTGATTTTACGCTATTGGCAGGGGAACAGGGCATTCCTTTAGAAGGAGTTCCTTCGTTTGAAGCTGTTCGAGAAAATACGTACTCCCCGTATGAACAAAGACGAATTGCTGATAATCGAAATCGAATGATTGTCGGCACGAAAGAACAGGTTAAGGAGCAACTGTTAGCTTTGAGTAAGGCGTATGGAACAGAGGAAATCATGGCGGTGACCATTACGCATCATTTTGAAGATAAGCTCAAATCTTATCGTTTGCTGCAGGAGGCATTTGCTGACTGA
- the nfsA gene encoding oxygen-insensitive NADPH nitroreductase encodes MNNTIETILNHRSIRSFTDQLLTADEIDTLVKSAQAASTSSYVQAYSIIGVSDPEKKRELSVLAGNQPYVENNGHFFVFCADLHRHQKLAEEKGENISELLENTEMFMVGLIDAALAAQNMSIAAESMGLGICYIGGIRNELDKVTEVLQTPDHVLPLFGLAVGHPANLSGKKPRLPKQAVYHENTYNVNADDFRDTMNAYDKTISDYYRERTNGKREETWSDQILNFMKQKPRTYLNDYVKEKGFNKN; translated from the coding sequence ATGAATAACACAATCGAAACCATTTTAAATCATCGGTCGATCCGGTCTTTTACTGATCAGCTTTTGACAGCTGATGAAATTGATACATTAGTGAAAAGTGCGCAAGCTGCGTCTACGTCCAGCTATGTGCAGGCATATTCAATTATCGGTGTTTCCGATCCTGAGAAAAAGCGTGAGCTGTCTGTGCTTGCCGGAAATCAGCCTTACGTTGAGAACAACGGACACTTTTTTGTATTTTGTGCGGACTTGCACCGCCATCAAAAACTGGCTGAGGAAAAAGGCGAAAACATTTCTGAGCTGCTTGAAAATACGGAAATGTTTATGGTCGGCTTGATTGATGCGGCGCTTGCAGCGCAAAATATGAGCATTGCCGCTGAATCTATGGGACTTGGCATTTGCTATATCGGCGGAATTCGGAATGAACTGGACAAGGTGACAGAGGTGCTGCAAACGCCTGACCATGTGCTTCCGCTTTTCGGTCTGGCAGTAGGGCATCCTGCAAATCTATCCGGCAAAAAGCCGAGATTGCCAAAACAGGCTGTCTATCATGAGAATACGTATAATGTGAATGCAGACGATTTCCGCGATACGATGAATGCGTATGACAAAACCATTTCTGATTATTATAGAGAAAGAACAAACGGAAAGCGGGAAGAAACGTGGTCTGACCAAATTCTGAACTTTATGAAGCAAAAGCCTCGTACGTATTTAAATGACTATGTCAAAGAAAAAGGCTTTAATAAAAACTAA
- a CDS encoding FtsW/RodA/SpoVE family cell cycle protein encodes MSRYKKQQNPFYQGDLIFIFGVFFIISVVSIYAAGQFGQYGNTDWIQQIVFYFLGAVAITVLLYFDLEQLEKLSLYIFILGILSLIILKISPESIAPVIKGAKSWFRIGKITIQPSEFMKVGLIMMLASVIGKANPKGVRTLRDDIHLLLKIAGVAVIPVGLILMQDAGTAGICMFIVLVMIFMSGINWKLIALIGGSGILLITLVLFIIVQFPDLAQSVGIQEYQINRVTSWMSDSAVDTQEASDNGWQVERAIMAIGSGGIIGNGISNLKVYVPESTTDFIFSIIGESFGFLGCAIVVIMFFFLIYRLVVLIDKIHPYNRFASFFCVGFTALIVIHTFQNIGMNIGIMPVTGIPLLFVSYGGSSTLSTLIGFGIVYNASVQLTKYRSYLFNS; translated from the coding sequence ATGAGTCGATATAAGAAACAGCAAAACCCCTTTTACCAGGGGGATTTGATTTTTATATTTGGTGTGTTTTTTATTATAAGTGTAGTTTCAATTTATGCTGCCGGTCAGTTTGGTCAGTATGGGAACACCGATTGGATACAGCAAATTGTCTTTTATTTTTTGGGGGCTGTTGCTATTACAGTTCTTCTGTATTTTGATTTAGAACAGCTTGAAAAGTTAAGTTTATATATTTTTATCCTCGGTATTTTATCTTTGATTATCCTGAAAATCAGTCCTGAGTCCATTGCGCCGGTCATTAAAGGAGCAAAAAGTTGGTTTAGGATTGGAAAAATTACAATACAGCCGTCAGAATTTATGAAGGTCGGTTTGATTATGATGCTTGCTTCAGTCATCGGAAAAGCCAATCCTAAAGGAGTTCGGACGCTTAGAGATGATATTCACCTCTTATTAAAGATTGCGGGTGTCGCAGTTATCCCAGTTGGTCTTATTCTAATGCAAGATGCAGGAACCGCGGGTATTTGTATGTTTATCGTTCTTGTAATGATTTTCATGTCTGGTATAAATTGGAAATTGATTGCGCTTATTGGTGGATCAGGGATTTTATTAATAACCCTAGTTTTATTTATCATCGTTCAGTTTCCTGATCTCGCACAAAGCGTGGGGATTCAGGAGTACCAAATTAACAGGGTAACATCTTGGATGTCAGATTCAGCGGTTGACACCCAAGAAGCCAGTGATAATGGCTGGCAGGTTGAAAGAGCGATTATGGCAATAGGTTCAGGCGGGATTATAGGAAATGGTATTTCTAATTTAAAGGTTTATGTTCCAGAAAGTACGACTGACTTCATCTTTTCTATAATAGGTGAGTCATTTGGCTTTTTAGGCTGTGCCATTGTCGTCATCATGTTCTTCTTCTTAATCTACAGACTTGTCGTATTGATTGATAAGATACATCCGTATAACCGTTTCGCATCTTTCTTTTGCGTTGGATTTACGGCGTTAATAGTAATCCATACATTCCAGAATATCGGAATGAACATAGGCATTATGCCTGTTACCGGCATTCCGCTGCTGTTTGTCAGCTACGGGGGAAGCTCGACGCTTTCCACGCTGATCGGCTTCGGCATTGTGTATAATGCGAGTGTGCAGCTGACGAAATACAGAAGTTATCTCTTTAATTCTTAA
- the ywcE gene encoding spore morphogenesis/germination protein YwcE, which yields MMDMFFAYLLVASATPLFIWLDNKKVALSAIPPIILMWVFFFFYATESLSPLGHTLMIILFAVNVIVAHIAAFIIYGLPYLRRKRSS from the coding sequence ATGATGGACATGTTTTTTGCTTATTTATTGGTTGCCAGCGCAACACCTCTCTTTATATGGCTTGATAACAAAAAAGTCGCACTCTCAGCTATTCCGCCAATCATCTTAATGTGGGTCTTCTTCTTCTTTTACGCAACAGAAAGCCTTTCTCCACTCGGACACACTCTCATGATTATCTTGTTTGCCGTCAACGTCATTGTCGCTCATATCGCCGCGTTTATCATTTACGGTCTTCCGTATCTTCGCAGAAAGCGAAGCAGCTGA
- the qoxD gene encoding cytochrome aa3 quinol oxidase subunit IV yields MANKSAEHSHFPWKHIVGFALSIVLTLLALWVAVYTDLSSSAKLWIIFGFAFIQAALQLLMFMHMTESENGGIQVGNTLFGFFGAIVIVLGSIWIFAAHYHHGDHMDGNPPGGAKHSEHSGHNE; encoded by the coding sequence ATGGCAAACAAATCTGCTGAACACAGTCACTTTCCATGGAAGCACATTGTAGGTTTTGCACTGTCTATCGTTTTGACCCTGCTGGCTCTATGGGTTGCAGTGTATACTGACCTGAGCTCATCAGCAAAACTTTGGATCATTTTCGGCTTCGCCTTCATTCAGGCGGCGCTGCAGCTTCTCATGTTCATGCACATGACAGAGAGCGAAAACGGCGGTATCCAAGTCGGAAACACGCTGTTCGGATTCTTCGGTGCGATCGTTATCGTACTTGGATCCATCTGGATTTTCGCGGCTCACTATCACCATGGTGACCATATGGACGGAAATCCTCCTGGAGGCGCTAAACACTCAGAGCACTCAGGCCACAACGAATAA